The Gigantopelta aegis isolate Gae_Host chromosome 3, Gae_host_genome, whole genome shotgun sequence genome segment ttgtttataaatagcatGTCTTTATGATCTATTGGTCAGTCGAGAATCATGTCTCCATGGGAACAGTACCTGGAATCTGTTTACTACGATGCGAAACATCCTGGTAGTTATGCAGGTCCTGTTAAACTGTACCAAGCCGTTAAAGCAGAggataaatttaaaattcctcTAACGCAGATTAAGAAATGGTTGAAAGGTCAAGAGACCTATACCATGACACATCAAGTGAGGCAAAAGATTCTGCATAATACATATACGGTGGAAGGCTTAGACAGCCACTGGCAATCCGACCTGGTGGACATGGTCAGTTTGGCTAAATATAATGATGGGGTGAAATATCTCATGGTGATAATTGACCTGTTCTCCAGATACTTGTGGGTTCTGCCGCTCAAATCGAAAACGGGCAAACACGTGACAGACGTTTTGACAGATCTATGGAAGTCAGAGTTCAGAAAACCCAAACTGTTTCAGTCTGATTCGGGGTCGGAGTACAAGAACCATATAGTCAAAGCATTATTAAAGTCACACGGTATAACGCAGTTGTTTTCGCTCAATGAAACCAAAGCCAGTTACGCAGAACGGGTCATTAAAACCATTAAAATGCGCCTGTATCGCTATATGTTAAAAAACTTTACTTACAAGTACATGGATGTGTTAGAGAAAGTTGTCCATAGTTATAATCATACCATACATAGGATGATAGGTCAAACACCAAtcagtgtaaacaaaacgaaTGAAGAAGAGGTCTGTCTGTCGCAGTATCTGATCAAATCTAAAAAGAAAAtccagaaaaagaagaaaacgttTACTTTTGACATAGGTGAAAAAGTACGAGTCAGTCATCTTTGTGGTACCTTCGATCGGGAATACCAAGAGAAATGGTCTGGGGAAATATTTACCGTCGATAAAAGATACTGGTCTCAAGGTAAAGACATGTACAAATTAAAGGATTGGAGTGGTGATGCCATCGAAGGGACATTCTATGCTGCCGAACTTCAAGAGGTGACAGAGCATCCAGAACAGTTATACCGCATCCAAGACATCGTGAAAAAGAGAACTCGTAACAAGAAAAGAGAAGTGATGGTGAAATGGCTTCACTGGCGTAAGGAGTACAATACGTGGATTCCAGAAGCAGACGTTGTTCGATATCAGATGGTATAAAAGACCTCAACACCTGTTTGACTTTCATTAGTATGGAAGAAACTGCAGAGACGCAACCTCTTTCTCGAAGTCATTCGGGTGATAATTCTGTGGAAAAAATCTATTATAAGGACACGAGACCCACATCCCAGATCACCACAGAAAACAGTCCTGTGGAGTTTAACGTTTATGGACAGGGCATCGATTACATCGACCTGAAACGCACCAAACTACATGTCAGAGCTAAAATCACCAAAGCTGATGGTAGCATCTTGACAAAAGATGAAAAGGTGGGACCCATCAATCTATGGCTCCAGAGTTTGTGGACTCAAGTGGATCTGACACTCAATGGAAAACTTATCACCACCTCGACCAATCTGTATCCTTACAAGAGTTATCTCAAAGTGTTGCTGAATGGCACGTCCACAGCCAAGGAATCGTCTCTGCAATCCCAACTGTACTACAAAGGCACGACTGATGATATAGACAGTTCAGATCCTGTAACAAGCATCAATTCGGGACTTATTAACAGAGGTGTTTTATGTGAAACCAGTCACACCTTGGATATGGAAGGACCGCTATACGAAGactttttagacatcaaacgtTATCTCATCAATGGCGTCAATCTATAGATCAAACTGTTCCGGACCAGACCTTCCTTCCATCTGATGTCAGGAGAAGATAATCCAGATTACAAAGTCAAGATCGAAGACATATACCTCAGAGTCTGCAAAGTGCGACCCAATACGGCCATCATCACGGCCCACGCCAAGACGTTGCAGGACAAGGAAGCCAAATATCCTTTCACGAGGAGTGACATCAAAGTGGCCTCCATACCCAAGGGAAAACTGAGTTTCACCTGGGATCACctgtttcaaaataaatgttccaaCAAAGTTGTGGTGTCACTGGTCTCTGCCGAAGCAGTCAATGGCAGTTATACTAAAAATCCATTCCATTTTGCCATCTGGACACGATTGCCTTGTACGTGAATGGAGAATCACTACCAGCTCAACCTCTACACGTGGGCAGCAACCAGTACATCTCGGCCTACAACAGTCTGTTCGAAGGAAGAGAATCCATAGGACTGGACGTGTCTAGAGAGGATTTCTCTAGTGGTTATGCTCTGTATCAATTCACTTTGGAACCTTACCACTTGAAGGACGGATACCTGGATCTTATAAAAAGGGGTAATCTACGATTGGACTTACAGTTTAAAAAAGCCTTACCAGAAACGGTCAACTGTTTGATCTACTCGGAAGACAACCTTCTGCTTCAAATCGACGGAGCCAGAAACATCTTGTATGCAGAACCATGAACACTTTACAGTTGGAATGTGCTCTGAACGCCGATCCGGTCACGAGACACGTCAGAGTGTATGCTGCAGATGAACTTTCACAGTACCGACTGCATAGTTTTCCACGAGGATTCATCGTGAACACAGAACCCTCGACAATGAAAGGACGACACTGGGTGGTCATATGGTTAGACAGTGCTAACCATGGAGAATTCTTTGACAGTTTTGGGAAGCCTCCAGAATATTACCAGAGACAATTTCGAGCCTTTCTGCAGAGAAACAGTGTATGCACCTATTACGACAGGGTGTTTCAAGACGCCGACAGCAACTCGTGTGGactttttgctttgttttatgtGATGATGAAATCGATGGGATCCTCTCTCAGAgacattcaaaattatttttgttcagataCTAGAGTCAACGAAACCAACGTGTATCAGTTTGCCGtaacttattttaatcattGTGTATTATAGGTTttgcccttaaggcctctcgatgtaacctaatgtgtgtccattttatatatgtgtagttgtctctaCAGAGACCAGAGATTgtaattagaaataaatgaaaaacacacCCAAATTTCGCTAGCCCACACAAGTCCCGCTCGAATCGATGGACGGTTGGGAGGTATGGCACTGCGTTCTGTTTTTACTACAACATCAACACAacataacaaatacatttttcaaatcatttatttgctCCCGTTTCAAGCCAGTGGAGATAAGGGTTAAGGAGCAGACCTCTATTCCACTTTACAATGACTTCCATTTAAATCGTTTTTTGTTCTTCCGTTGTGGTATTGCCGGTGGCCGCTTCTGTCTCTGTATGGTTGGTTCCATCTTTATTGAATTATCTGGGTTCAGCATCTTGTCTGGCTTCTTTGGGTCCATTGTCTTCTTTTGCACATCAGCCACGGGTTTGGACACAATGGGAGGTGTTTTCCCTTTTCCATCTTGAATTTGTTCAGGTTGTGTGGCATCCATCACTTGTCCTTTTAATAGtcgtatatatttttcttcagcACCAGAATGTTTTATGTCACGTGTTGCATTATACTGTTTTTAATAAGGGTGCTATACTCTGTAACACGAGCACGATGATTTCAGCTCGTAacacctttttcttcttcttgacaGAAACCGTCTTGTCACCCAACACACGTAAtacttttttgtgtttattcaaCTTTTCAAATGTCTGTTTGGAGAGTGGAACATCACCATACAATATATTGGCAATAATGAAGGTCACGGTTTTCAACTGATCCGTGGTAATGTGTTTCAAGAGTAGATTTGTCTGCTTCGTTGATTTTCCATACAACAGGAACCGAAGAAAAGACAAGTTCTCCTTGATGACTTGAGACATTTTGACGTGGCTTTGAAAATGGACTGCTATTTATACTCTTGGGACGTAAACGATGGAGTCTTCATTGGGAAATATCCGAGTTATCAGTCTCAGCTTATCATCACCAGGGGGTGACATGTCCACCACCAAATAGTTAAAAGGGGTCTTCATGGCATCCTTATAAGCTTCCACCAAAACACCTGCACATCCTGGAAACAACTGACAGCCCAGCGTCATGATCTGCGACGTATCTCTCACGTTTTTAAACAGAACGAGATACCACGTGTTGAGAGCAATGGTTCTTGCAGACTTTCCCTGTCCATAAATGTTTTGGGTAATGAATATGATGCTCAGTCTTCTGTGATGACATCCTTGTGTAAACAGCAGCTCTATGTCTTTGTGTGCCAGTACTTGGTGCATGAGATCATCCAAAATGATGAGTCCATGTTGTCCATCAGCAAAGTCTTCTATGTCCACCTGTGTAGGTAACCCCGAATGAAACGTAAGGTTAGCTACAGTCTTTTCCATATCGTCGTAAAGTGGCTGGTACACGCCATAACAATACATCATTTTCTTTGGAGGGTCTTTGACGTACATACCATTCAGGTTTTTCAGAAGTCTGTATACCCACGGAGTCTTTCCAGCACCCATGGGGCCTGATACACACATGCTCGAACAAAGTTCAAATGGCGCCAAACGCTGTTTCCCACCAAGGACGTGTGGGATCCACCACTGCTTCTGGACTCCACGAAATAGCACTTTTAGGCAACATGGGTTTCACTgattcaaatgttttattgttcaaCCACGGTACTCTGTTTTCCAAATTGTGTACTTGAGACAGATGGTTAGGAAGTCTCAACAAATTCTTGACCTGACATCCTGGAAACGGACAATCTTTTCTGACACGACCCATAGCGACAAATGTATCTGTCAAACTAAACTACTGTGCAAATCACAACTATTTTAtagtgtggccctgagtgtggccctgtgtgtgtgtgtgtgtgtgtgtgtgtgtgtgtgtgtgtgtgtgtgtgtatgtggccctGAATGTGTCCCCGTGTGTGGCTCCGTGTTTGGCTCCGTGTGTGGCCCTGAGAATGGTCATCTAACATATAAATGTGTTCTATGATGTTTCTCTTCTGTTTGCCAGAAATATAAAAGTCCCTGTTGCCCCTTGTTCACCACGTGGAGGTCAGAGAGATTCGAACAAGATATACCAAATTTGATGCTTTTATGGAGAATGTAGTGGAGGGAAaataccaagtttgatgtttCATACCGATTTTGATTTTAGGAGATAaataccaagtttgatgtttCATACCGAGTTTGATTTAACAGTTGTAACTGACATTAGTAGCCATAAGGAAGAGTGTCCAAGTTATCTTGAATGACACGTTTGGTGTACACGATCTTGTACTTTTTCTCTTCCACTTTGTTATaaatctttctctttcttttctctcttgaAATTTTAGACGGATTCGTCACGGTCAGGGTACCATCTCTACTCGGTGACAAGACCATCTCGCAGATAGCTTCAAAGTGGATAAGCTGTGCATTGGCATAGTTCAAAGAGAAACCTCGTACCTTGCACACTTCTGAACCACTACATGTTCTGTATCCGTAATTTTTTGGAGCTCCACTGACAAATTCTGTGATATACTGGCCATCCAGTTCGTCGGTCAGTTCTCCACGATAATCTCCCAGAGAGGGTTGATAGTTTCCGGGTCTGGCCACAAAGATGACAGAGTCTGTGTCGTAGTACAACACATTTTCATCCAGCTTCTCCAACACACAGTACAATTTCAATCTCGCCCAGGAGGTAGTGAACGTTGCCAGAAAAATGTTGGTTTTCAGGTCTTCTGGGATAAAGGCTACTTTGTGTTGGTATTCAAGCTGCAAAATGGACTGTCAACACGTGAAAATCGGCGATGTCTTTGGTGGGATCTGCCAACATATGGAAAAACGTTTCTGCGTTGTTTTCGTGAATGAAGGCAGACTGCTTCATATTCAGACGTTGACCGTATTTCCCCCAGAAACTGTTCAGACACAGTTTAGCCAGAGACCGAAGTCCAGGGTTCTTTACGATATTTTCTTTGTCAAGCTGTACACCCTCTTTGTCTCGATATTGTCTGATGTATTTGTCTTTGTCTTCCTCTGCGATACACCATTCAGGCCATCCACTTGCTTCTTGTTTTAATTTGAGGAAGGTATTGATATAGTTGGCAAAAAGACCACCTTCGCGTGTTGCTGGGTCGTACTGTGTTGTTTCAGGATAATGATGACCTCATAGACTCTGGTGACTCGATACCCTTGATCCGTGGCTTTAAGGATTTCGGGAATGCACCATGTTCCAATGATGTTTCTCTCTTCCTCTGAATGCCGACATGGTGTTTGTAATTCTTCGTCAGCACAGGTTCTGCACAGGGGGAACTTGAGTTTTCCCTTAGATTTATAGGGTAGCACAGGATAATAAAGTCCAAGTGGTGGTAGTATTTTTACCTTGGCGATACCAAAGTATTCATCTAATGGCTTGAAATCTGTGTGTATGATTTGAGGATGCCCCACTGGATATTTACAATACTTATTCACCCAAAGATACAGAGACGTGAAATCCACGTATTTGATTTCTTCTCCTTCTTTTGCTTTGTAATGTAGCTTGCTTGCATTGGTTCTTCCTCCAAAGAAAGAATCTCTGGGATTTAGTCGGTCTTGTAGATCCAACGAATTCACGAACTGTGACAGTTCTGGTTTGGATTTCAGAAGGTAGTGGAATTGATGTTCCCAGATCTCAGTGACACTGTATCCTTTGGCTTTGAGTATTTCTCGTTTTCTGCAGGTCAAGGCATACAGGTCTTCAATCGATTGATTGGTTCTTGGGTGGATGGTGGTAGAACGCTCGTGTGGAAAACATTGCCGACATCCATGCCATAAGCAGCCATTAAACTCGAAAGCCGTATTTGTTTTAGGACAGTACCCATCCAGTCTGTAGTGGGTTCCTGGTACCAGATGTTCCCCTCCATTGAGCGCATGCTGTATCTGGTATTTGTTTCGATTTTTATGTTGAAACCATTCTAACCACTGGATGGACACTTTGCTGAATTGGTCTTTTCTGATATAACCCTCGCTTGGTACTTGAGCAATGGGACTGGGCACGACTTCAGATTCAGCTATGGTCATCCCTCGATCTCTCAATTCTTGTTCCGTCAACCATAAATCGGGTTTCACCTTGATAGACCCGTCGTCTCTGACTGTCATCCAGTCCATGATCTTTTGTCCATCTGTGAGTTTGGCGTGCTGATGTTCTTTAAGAAATTTGCTTTGAAAGATGCCCATACATACTGAGGCGATGGTGATGTACTGAGCAAATGGGTCGATACCATTGATgtagctgacagctttggtgtCGATGTATATCTGCTTTTCACCTGTGGCTTCCAGCATCAGAGCTTGAAACTTAACGCAGGCTTCTCGGAGAACAGTGACATCGGAAATACAATAATCTTTCATTTCTCTCTGAAAGTCGAACATACCCTGTTGTTCAGCATGCCACTTCAGAAATTCTGTTCTCTCCTTGGACGACATGTAGTTAACACCATACATCTCAGGGTCTGGAAACGGTCTGTGGTAGTTTTGATTTCCCCTGGTGTTAAAGTAATGCGGAAAATATCCTTTCTTGAGCTCTGTTAAACCAAAGGCCTTGGGGAAAGCAGCCAGCTTCATGGgaagaaaatttaaaatgtcGATGATTCTGATGTTAAGTCCCCTCTCCACTTGCAAGTACATGATTTTGGAGCCATTATAGATTATTTTCTGCGGATACATGGATTGGTCGATCATGTACTCGAGGATAAAGTAGGCATCATATGCCTTGTTGTTGTGGGCGACAGCTGTAAAACCTTTGTGGTTGTCTCAAAACAACCATTGGCAAAATTGGATGTGGGCACCGTCCCCTTGAAAGATAACTTGACGGAATCCACAAGTATCGTCACATGGTTGTTTCAAGTACTGTTTCTTCTTGTCACGTTTGTTACAAGAGGGACATCTTGACCCGCATACGTGGCATTTGGATGTTTCTGAGGTAGATTGGTTTTTACACGCTTCACATGACGTCTGCGCCACCAAGTAGTTCGGTACGTGTTGATGTTTGCCACACCACGATTGCTGGCAATGCTGACACCGGGACTGATGACGGCAGTTATTTCCGGGGCAAGTGGGACACACTCCAATTGGTGAGTAACCTTCATTGCATTGCAACAGTTCATTCGAAATCATAGAAGATGAACTTGGTACGGGCGTCGTTGATTTCTTTTGGAGGCTGATAACAGAGATGGCCTTGATCCACGTAGCTGATACAGCAAGGACATTTCCATTCTTCACAAGTGTGAAGTCGAGGATCCCTCTCACTTCTGTTGATCATTTTCTTGCATGTTGTACACTTCCATAAACTCTCACATTTGGAAGGGATGGTATGTCCCTTTTTGTCTCGCTTCTGTTCCTTGTGACGTCGAAAGCATGCCCGTGATCGACAGGTCACGTGGCAATGGAGGCACGTCATCTGAGCACACGATGCAGGTTAAAGCACAGGAATGACGTAACTTGTTATTGTATGGTTTTAGACAATGGTGACAAAAATATGATGCCGAAAAGAAGCCTGTGATGTTGACAATGGCGTGGAAATGTGGTCTTGGCTGCTCCACAAAGTACAAGAACAGTTTAGGCAATTGGTCGCCAACTCTCAGAAATTTGTTTCCTAATTCAGCGCTCACGACAAGGATCTGTCACTCCAGGACTTTCTCGAAGGCAGTGATGTCATTCAGGATGGCTGGACGATCAGTGGGGATTCTTGCCAACTCACACAGTTTCAGAGCcaggttttttttctgttctcGACGTTTCTTCTGTGTatcatttttgtaaaatgcCTGGGCGCATTTCTTGTGTTGGGGAATCAACTCGATGCAGAGGGTCTTTGGGTAGGGACCTCCCACGAGCTCCTGCCAGTCCTTGTTTGATATACAGATGACTTTGGCCCATGCCACGCCGATCGCACGGGCCATGCATAAATCGTCGTCGTTCACGATTTCCACAAGAGACCTTTTTAGGTGGATTGAATTGTCCAGACCAGTGAGATCTGTTAGTGTGGTACCAGATCTTCCTCCTTGAGGGATTTGAATGGTGCCGATCTGAATGTTGAAAGATGTGTCTGTAGTGCTCTGTAGTACTTTTTCAATGTACCCTAGGATGATGTCAGCATTCAGTTCGGCCAAGGGTTGCAAGGGCACGACGATCGGCGAATTCAGGGTATCATGGTGGAGAATCACTCGTCCAATGTCTCTGCCTTCCAAACCGAGAGTAGCTTCTTCCAAAACGTCTTCAAACATGTCATGTAGATCGTTGTGTAAATGTTTGAGTTGTTTCCCTTTCCACTGATCGTTAAATTTAATTTCGTATGTCGTGTCGACTGCCTTTGTTTTCTTGTGAGTCCTCATACTTTTCTTTGTAAACACGTAGGGGGTGGATGAAGTAGTCgcggtagcagcagcagcagcagggccgatccccccccccccctgcctgATTGATCGTACGCTGACGCTTGACGGGTGGTTCTGATGATGTCGATGGTGGTGACGATGGTCTGTGTTCACAATGTATTTTATGCCTCATCAGATCGGGCATTCTTCTGAACGTGGCATTGCAAAAGGCGCACGGTAGCCCTTTCCCCTTTTTAACGTCTTCTTCTTTGGAGGTAATCACAGGTTCTTCTGGTTGCCATTCCCCGTCGTTAATACAGATTTTGGCCAGATCGATTTGGGATGGATTCCAATGGTCGTCACAAAGTTTTACCATTTCTTCGTATTCATCGGGTGTTAAGGGAGACCATAAGTCTTCAATCTCGGGACCAGGAAGAGTCTGTATCCCCGTGGCTTCTTCCAATTGCTCCATCACAGATTCAGACTGCTCAATTTCCTGACACATCAGTTCTATGATTTTTAAATTCACGTATTCGTTATCCTCCAAACCATGTTGTTTGGCCCACGCAAGCAAGTCGTCACTGCTCGTGAAGGAGTCCAGCTTCGTATTCAAGACGAATCGATCcatctaataaaaataaacgttCAACCCAATAGATTTTTCTCACAACATAATACCTCATATTTTTACAgttttcaaaatacaatagCTAACGACTATGTTTGGTGTATAAAAGAATTCTTATAGACACACCCACGAACGTACACCCACgcacactcacgcacacacacacattcctttcttcgagacaaatatatctttctttccctatgactaaaataaaataaaatatttgtattcaattaatctttattttacgaggaaggaaatgttttatttactcaatatattttattttacggttatacggacatatggttaaggaccacacacacacacacacacacacacactgattgaggaaatccgctgtcgccacttcacgggctactttttttttattagcagcaaggggttcctacaccatccctcagacaggatagtacatacccgTTGTCCctttgtggggcactggctagaTATAACCCAATGTGCCCCcctcgacgggaatcgatcccagaccgacctcacatcaagggaacacggagctacgtcccgcccccacagggttattagaggctgCTTGAAAAACAAACCTCGTaccataataaataaataaataaacaaataaataaaaactataaattatttttaaaaattaaaaataagtgaaaacatttaatttcccCACTCCAAATACGAATGGCGTACCTTCCGCGCTGGAGTCGAACTCGCTAACAAGTCACCTACTCGACACATGTAACCAAagcctgtcatttaaaccacatatacatatatgcgaGACGGGCCGGGCCGGGCCGGGCTAAGTAGGTTAGGACTACCCTATGTTAGTTGTCGTCTCGATACAGAGAGGCATGTCTCCGTCAAAACGTTCAATTATTAATCTGTAACTCCTTGGCTGTCGACATTACGCTAACATcagttaattaatattttattaatttacttctGACACGGAGAGAGATCTCCTCATAGATATTCGCGACATCTGCTGTGCCTTAGGCGTTCTAAGAGATCCAGTATGTTAAATAGTTTCAAAATGgcggtctccccccccccccccccccccccccgtctatttacttctttttttcggAGAACGTACTTTATGCgtttacaataaaacatttagacaGTCAACATacattcacttttttttttttggtatgcatttacactcccccccccccccccccccgtattaCTGTTTGTGcgatttatgtattaaaatgtcgAAATATAGCGCCGTAAACATTTAATTAGTATTATCTGCATGCACAGAGATCTTCGCGACATCTTCTGGGACCCTGAGAGGTGTCTACGTCAATTATGTTCTAGAGGCCTGTCtgttaacaaatttattattaaagtcattatctatatatatatatatatatatatatatatatatatatatatatatatatatatatatatacatatagtggACAGTGTTACAGCGTTGATAGATCAAAATCTGGCCAGTGGCGGCTTATACATTCATTGCTAAAACACCCCCTCCTAACTTTGACCACAGACATGGACGCCGTTGACACGTAAGTTTTCCATTTAcgtaaatatttaaattgcatTCAGCTATATTGCAACGATTTTCAAATCAGTACAACTTCGGATAAGAAAACCTCAGTTGCGTTAAATgccattctttttttcttagaaTCGATAAATTTGACTATTCGAGGAGTTTAGATTAGATTTTTATTTATCCAATATCCAAATAAATTGGACCGTTCGAGGAGTTTTGATTAGATTTTTATTTAGCCAATATCCATTTTCGGATTGTTATGTTCAACAGACTTTGAACAATGTT includes the following:
- the LOC121368934 gene encoding uncharacterized protein LOC121368934, with translation MSPWEQYLESVYYDAKHPGSYAGPVKLYQAVKAEDKFKIPLTQIKKWLKGQETYTMTHQVRQKILHNTYTVEGLDSHWQSDLVDMVSLAKYNDGVKYLMVIIDLFSRYLWVLPLKSKTGKHVTDVLTDLWKSEFRKPKLFQSDSGSEYKNHIVKALLKSHGITQLFSLNETKASYAERVIKTIKMRLYRYMLKNFTYKYMDVLEKVVHSYNHTIHRMIGQTPISVNKTNEEEVCLSQYLIKSKKKIQKKKKTFTFDIGEKVRVSHLCGTFDREYQEKWSGEIFTVDKRYWSQGKDMYKLKDWSGDAIEGTFYAAELQEVTEHPEQLYRIQDIVKKRTRNKKREVMVKWLHWRKEYNTWIPEADVVRYQMV